GGATTCACAATGAAGAATTCTTCGAGACTGTCCCCCATTAAGCTAAGGGTCAAAACTCCCACACCAACTCCTACAATACCTGAAATTACGGTAATCACAACACTTTCCTGTACAATCAGTCCTACAATGCTTCCCGGTTTAGCACCGATAGCTTTACGTACTCCGATCTCTTTGGTTCTTTCTTTTACGATATACACCATGATATTGCTGATTCCGATGATTCCGGCAAGCAGTGTTCCCATTCCAATAAATCCTACGATAATGGTAAGTACAAACATAAACTGGAAGGTTCCTTCCATATTCTTGGCGTTATTCCATACTCCTACTCCATTTTCGTCATCAGGAGAGACATTTTTTCTTGATTTTAATTTATCTTTAAGCTCATCTCCGTATTTAATTGCTTCCTGAGGAGTAAGCTTTTCATTATAGGCAATATAGACTGTATTGACCGTATCTGATCCTTTCTTCATCTGCTGAAGGGTTGTAATAGGAACCGTAATATGTCTTTCATCCCGGTCTCCCCCATCATCAGAAAATACGCCCACCACTTTGAACATGGTACCATTGATATCAAGATCTTTACCTACCGGGCTTCCGTTTTTGATAAGGTCTCTTTGCACCATTCTTCCGATTACCGCTATGTTCTGTTTTCTGTTCAGGTCCATAGGATTCAGGTAGCGTCCTTCTATAACTTTTCTGTTTTCGATAATCTGCTCTCCCGGCTCCGCACCGTTTATCTGATACATTCCGCTTTCCTTACCGTACTTCACCATCATACTCGTAGTATATCTCGGGCTGGCATCTCCCACTTTTTCTTTATCGGTATTGATCAGAAAATCATAATCGTCGTTATCCATCGTTACATTCCTGTCCGACTGGAGACCTCTGTAGGCCACCGTCGTTTTCCCTGTATAAATAGTGATCAGATTTTGGGCATCTCTTGCAAAACCCTGTGTAAAAGCATTCTGCAATCCTTTACCAATTCCGAACAGCACAATAAAGATAAATAGTCCCAAAGCTACCGTAAACCCCGAAAGTACCGTCCGCAATACATTACTGCGGATAGAACTGAATATTTCCTGCCAACGATCTAGGTCAAACATATTTTTTATTTTTTACTATGTAAAAAGTCAATTAACGATGTTGTGAATTTTCTCTGAAGTCAATTAACAAAGTAGTCAATTTTACGGCATCCAAAAATTCATGACTGACTATTCACACTTACTTTTGTCTTTATTTCAACATTCCGCTTAACAGGATAAATGTTGTCTTTATTAAATTTCCAATTTTTGTTAACTCCTCTTGTTTTATATAATCACAATCTATAATTATGTCAAAACAGGAATCTAATTCTATTACTGAGCCTCTTGTAATCTCAAAATATCTTTTTCTTTCCAACTCTGATTTTCTGGAGCATCCTTCGGTAATATTCAAAACAACAGAAGTTGATGCCCGGCGTATTTGATCAATCAGATTAAATCTTTCACTATCCGGAATTTTAATGAAAGTTTTATAGCACTCTTTTCGCAGTTCTTTAGCTGAAATATAAACATCAAGTTTGTAATGGTTCAGATTTAAAAACATTTTTATTTTTTTTCAAATTCATTTGTTGTTTTTTTAAATTTCGGAAAAAAATCAAATTCACTTGCGAAGCAAACTGACCATTCACCATTCATTTATAAGACAATCTGCTTTATAAACTCATCACTTTCTATGATTCCGTCCTTCAGCACAACGTTTCTCTTGGTTTGTGCGGCTACGTCCGGCTCATGGGTTACGACGATGATGGTTTTCCCTTCGTTATTGATGTCCTGAAGAAGCTTCATAATATCGTGGGTTGTTTTGGAATCCAACGCTCCTGTAGGCTCATCCGCCAGAACAATTTTAGGATCTGTAATCAAAGCTCTCGCGATAGCGACTCTTTGTTTCTGTCCTCCGGAAAGTTCATTAGGAAGATGGTTAGCCCATTGTGCAAGACCTACTTTCTCCAGGTATTCCATAGCTTTCTGGTTACGTTCTTTTCTTGGAACATTCTGATAATACAGAGGAAGGGCTACATTTTCCAGAGCGGTCTTATAGCCGATCAGATTGAAAGACTGGAAAATAAATCCTAAGAATTTACTTCTGTATTCTGCTGCTTTTACTTCAGACAAATGTTCAATAGGAACACCATCCAGTTCATAGGTTCCTGAATCTTTTTCATCCAGAATTCCAATAATATTAAGAAGCGTGGATTTCCCGGAACCGGAACTTCCCATAATAGAAACAAATTCGCCTTCGGAAATATTGAGGTTGATTCCCTTGAGAACGTGCAGCTTACTTTTCCCGGTGTC
This region of Chryseobacterium vaccae genomic DNA includes:
- a CDS encoding ABC transporter permease; protein product: MFDLDRWQEIFSSIRSNVLRTVLSGFTVALGLFIFIVLFGIGKGLQNAFTQGFARDAQNLITIYTGKTTVAYRGLQSDRNVTMDNDDYDFLINTDKEKVGDASPRYTTSMMVKYGKESGMYQINGAEPGEQIIENRKVIEGRYLNPMDLNRKQNIAVIGRMVQRDLIKNGSPVGKDLDINGTMFKVVGVFSDDGGDRDERHITVPITTLQQMKKGSDTVNTVYIAYNEKLTPQEAIKYGDELKDKLKSRKNVSPDDENGVGVWNNAKNMEGTFQFMFVLTIIVGFIGMGTLLAGIIGISNIMVYIVKERTKEIGVRKAIGAKPGSIVGLIVQESVVITVISGIVGVGVGVLTLSLMGDSLEEFFIVNPSVGTTEIIMAFIALVFSGLIAGFVPAYRASKIKPIEALRTE
- a CDS encoding four helix bundle protein translates to MFLNLNHYKLDVYISAKELRKECYKTFIKIPDSERFNLIDQIRRASTSVVLNITEGCSRKSELERKRYFEITRGSVIELDSCFDIIIDCDYIKQEELTKIGNLIKTTFILLSGMLK
- a CDS encoding ABC transporter ATP-binding protein yields the protein MLVIQDLHKSYDTGKSKLHVLKGINLNISEGEFVSIMGSSGSGKSTLLNIIGILDEKDSGTYELDGVPIEHLSEVKAAEYRSKFLGFIFQSFNLIGYKTALENVALPLYYQNVPRKERNQKAMEYLEKVGLAQWANHLPNELSGGQKQRVAIARALITDPKIVLADEPTGALDSKTTHDIMKLLQDINNEGKTIIVVTHEPDVAAQTKRNVVLKDGIIESDEFIKQIVL